In Pseudomonas sp. MYb327, one DNA window encodes the following:
- the mnmC gene encoding bifunctional tRNA (5-methylaminomethyl-2-thiouridine)(34)-methyltransferase MnmD/FAD-dependent 5-carboxymethylaminomethyl-2-thiouridine(34) oxidoreductase MnmC — translation MKPVMPHAQLDWDDQGRPHSRVFDDVYFSDKSGLDETRYVFIEQNRLAERFAALPEGGRLVIGETGFGTGLNFLCAWQVFEQHAAAGARMHFVSVEKYPLSPADLQRALALWPELKVFADQLLAQYVAIHQGFQRLTLANGRVTLTLLIGDALEQLPQLDAQIDAWFLDGFAPAKNPDMWTAELFAELARLAAPGSTISTFTSTGWVRRLLNAAGFKMKRTPGIGHKWEILRGEFLGWPSDVPRPAPDKPWFARPAPLPGERRALVIGAGLAGCASAASLAARGWRVSVLERHSAIAQEASGNPQGVLYLKLSAHGTALSQMIVSGFGYTRRQLEHLQRGTDWDDCGVLQLAFNAKEAERQLQLAAAFPEDLLHLLDQPQAQARAGIGLAHGGLYFPEGGWVHPPALCQWQAAHPQVQLLAHHDVLELRQTDGQWQAWDGKRLLASAPVVVLAGAAEIQRFPESAELPLKRIRGQITRLAQTPQSQSLSTVVCAEGYVAPARLGEHTLGASFDFKSDDLTPTTAEHLGNLAMLEEISHDLVVRLRADEFEPEHLEGRAAFRCTSPDYLPIVGPLADNQAFAQAYAALSKDARQVPDAECPWLDGLYVNSGHGSRGLITAPLSGELLAAWLDNEPLPLPRSVAEACHPNRFALRRLIRRTNA, via the coding sequence ATGAAACCTGTAATGCCCCACGCCCAGCTCGACTGGGACGATCAGGGTCGACCGCATTCGCGTGTGTTCGACGATGTGTATTTCTCCGATAAATCGGGCCTGGACGAAACCCGCTACGTATTCATCGAGCAAAACCGTCTGGCCGAACGTTTTGCCGCGTTGCCCGAGGGTGGGCGCCTGGTCATCGGCGAAACCGGCTTCGGCACGGGGCTGAATTTCTTATGTGCCTGGCAGGTGTTCGAGCAACATGCGGCGGCCGGTGCGCGAATGCACTTTGTCAGTGTCGAAAAATACCCATTGAGTCCTGCCGACCTGCAGCGTGCCTTGGCGCTGTGGCCGGAACTCAAAGTGTTTGCCGATCAGTTGCTGGCGCAATACGTGGCGATCCATCAAGGTTTCCAGCGCCTGACGCTGGCCAACGGTCGGGTCACCCTGACGCTGCTGATCGGCGATGCACTGGAGCAATTGCCGCAACTGGACGCGCAGATCGACGCCTGGTTTCTCGACGGTTTCGCCCCGGCGAAAAACCCCGACATGTGGACCGCCGAACTGTTTGCCGAACTGGCACGATTGGCCGCGCCCGGCTCCACCATCAGCACCTTTACCAGCACCGGTTGGGTTCGGCGCCTGCTGAATGCCGCTGGCTTCAAGATGAAACGCACTCCAGGCATCGGCCATAAATGGGAAATCCTGCGCGGCGAATTCCTTGGCTGGCCATCAGACGTTCCGCGCCCCGCGCCAGACAAACCCTGGTTCGCCCGACCTGCGCCATTGCCCGGTGAGCGCCGCGCGCTGGTGATCGGTGCCGGTCTCGCCGGTTGCGCCAGCGCCGCCAGCCTCGCAGCGCGGGGCTGGCGGGTGAGTGTGCTGGAGCGACACTCGGCCATCGCCCAGGAAGCCTCGGGCAATCCGCAAGGCGTGCTCTACCTCAAGTTATCAGCCCATGGGACGGCGCTATCGCAGATGATCGTCAGCGGTTTCGGCTACACCCGACGCCAGCTCGAACACTTGCAACGGGGCACCGATTGGGATGACTGCGGCGTGCTGCAACTGGCGTTCAACGCCAAGGAAGCCGAACGCCAGTTGCAATTGGCGGCGGCGTTTCCCGAAGACTTGCTGCACCTGCTGGATCAACCCCAGGCGCAGGCCCGGGCCGGCATCGGACTGGCTCACGGCGGCCTGTATTTCCCGGAAGGTGGCTGGGTCCATCCGCCGGCGCTGTGCCAATGGCAGGCTGCACATCCGCAGGTTCAATTGCTCGCGCACCACGATGTTCTGGAACTGCGCCAGACCGATGGACAATGGCAAGCCTGGGACGGCAAACGCTTGCTCGCCAGTGCACCGGTCGTGGTACTGGCCGGTGCCGCCGAGATCCAGCGTTTCCCCGAAAGCGCCGAGCTGCCGCTCAAGCGCATACGCGGGCAAATCACGCGCTTGGCGCAAACCCCGCAGAGCCAGAGTTTGAGTACAGTGGTGTGTGCAGAAGGTTACGTCGCCCCGGCACGTTTGGGTGAACACACTCTGGGCGCCAGTTTCGATTTCAAGAGCGACGACCTGACCCCGACCACCGCCGAACACCTGGGCAATCTGGCCATGCTTGAGGAGATTTCCCACGATCTGGTGGTGCGCCTGCGGGCGGATGAATTTGAACCGGAACACCTTGAAGGACGCGCCGCCTTTCGCTGCACCAGCCCCGACTATCTGCCCATCGTCGGCCCCTTGGCTGACAATCAGGCCTTCGCCCAAGCCTATGCCGCGTTGAGCAAGGACGCCCGACAGGTGCCAGACGCCGAGTGCCCCTGGCTTGACGGTTTGTACGTCAACAGTGGCCACGGCTCTCGCGGCTTGATTACCGCGCCGCTGTCCGGAGAATTGCTGGCAGCCTGGCTGGATAACGAGCCCCTGCCCCTGCCCAGAAGCGTGGCCGAAGCCTGTCACCCCAACCGGTTTGCCTTGCGGCGTTTGATCCGCCGAACCAACGCATAA
- a CDS encoding N-acetylglutaminylglutamine amidotransferase, with the protein MCGLAGELRFDNQPADLAAIERITHHLAPRGPDAWGFHSQGPIALGHRRLKIMDLSDGSAQPMIDQQLGLSLAFNGAIYNFPELRSELESLGYAFYSGGDTEVLLKGFHAWGEALLPKLNGMFAFAIWQRDTQSLFIARDRLGVKPLYLSRTGQRLRFASALPALLKGGDINPILDPVALNHYLNFHAVVPAPRTLLAGIEKLPPATWMRIDADGRTEQKTWWTLPYGPHADEKNLTLEDWRDRVLDSTRDAVAIRQRAAVDVGVLLSGGVDSSMLVGLLREVGVENLSTFSIGFQDAGGERGDEFQYSDLIAKHYGTQHHQLRIDEKEIIEQLPAAFRAMSEPMVSHDCIAFYLLSREVAKHCKVVQSGQGADELFAGYHWYPQVDGASDPYAAYRQAFFDRSYDDYAATVQPKWLTANDAAGDFVKEHFAQPGADAAVDKALRLDSTVMLVDDPVKRVDNMTMAWGLEARTPFLDYRLVELSARIPGKFKLPDGGKQVLKEAARLVIPSEVIDRKKGYFPVPGLKHLQGETLNWVRELLLDPSQDRGLFNPAMLDRLLTDPQGQLTPLRGSKLWQLAALNLWLSEQGI; encoded by the coding sequence ATGTGCGGATTAGCTGGCGAGTTACGTTTTGACAATCAACCTGCAGATCTTGCAGCCATTGAACGAATCACCCATCACTTGGCGCCGCGTGGCCCTGATGCCTGGGGTTTCCATAGCCAGGGGCCGATTGCCCTGGGCCATCGACGCCTGAAAATCATGGACCTGTCGGACGGCTCGGCGCAGCCGATGATCGACCAGCAATTGGGCTTGTCCCTGGCCTTCAACGGCGCGATCTACAACTTCCCTGAATTGCGCAGCGAACTGGAAAGCCTGGGTTATGCGTTCTATTCCGGTGGCGACACCGAAGTGCTGCTCAAAGGTTTTCATGCCTGGGGTGAAGCGCTGCTGCCAAAACTCAACGGCATGTTCGCCTTCGCCATTTGGCAGCGCGACACACAAAGCCTGTTTATCGCCCGCGACCGTCTAGGCGTGAAGCCGCTGTACCTGTCGCGCACCGGCCAGCGCCTGCGCTTCGCCTCAGCCCTGCCGGCGTTGCTCAAGGGCGGTGACATCAATCCGATCCTCGACCCGGTGGCGCTTAATCATTACCTGAACTTCCACGCGGTGGTTCCGGCACCGCGCACCTTGCTGGCGGGCATTGAAAAACTGCCGCCAGCCACCTGGATGCGCATCGACGCGGATGGGCGCACCGAGCAGAAAACCTGGTGGACCCTGCCCTACGGCCCACACGCCGACGAGAAGAATCTGACACTCGAAGACTGGCGTGACCGCGTACTCGACAGCACTCGCGATGCAGTGGCGATCCGTCAACGTGCGGCAGTCGATGTGGGTGTGCTGCTCTCCGGCGGTGTCGATTCGAGCATGCTGGTGGGACTGTTGCGCGAAGTCGGCGTGGAAAACCTGTCGACCTTCTCCATCGGTTTCCAGGATGCCGGCGGCGAGCGCGGTGACGAGTTCCAGTACTCGGACCTGATCGCCAAACATTACGGCACCCAGCATCATCAACTGCGCATCGACGAAAAGGAGATCATCGAGCAACTGCCTGCGGCGTTCCGTGCCATGAGCGAGCCGATGGTTAGCCATGACTGCATTGCTTTCTATCTGCTATCCCGTGAAGTGGCCAAGCACTGCAAGGTTGTGCAAAGCGGCCAGGGTGCCGACGAGCTGTTTGCCGGTTACCACTGGTATCCACAGGTGGACGGGGCGAGCGATCCGTACGCGGCCTATCGCCAGGCGTTTTTCGATCGCAGCTATGACGACTACGCCGCCACTGTGCAGCCGAAATGGCTGACCGCGAATGACGCCGCCGGCGACTTCGTAAAGGAACATTTCGCACAACCCGGCGCCGACGCGGCGGTGGACAAAGCCCTGCGCCTGGACAGCACGGTGATGCTGGTGGACGACCCGGTCAAACGCGTCGACAACATGACCATGGCTTGGGGTCTGGAGGCGCGTACGCCGTTTCTCGATTATCGACTGGTGGAACTGTCGGCGCGCATTCCGGGCAAATTCAAACTGCCAGATGGCGGCAAGCAAGTCTTGAAAGAAGCGGCGCGGCTGGTCATTCCAAGTGAAGTGATCGACCGCAAGAAGGGCTACTTCCCGGTGCCGGGCCTCAAGCATTTGCAAGGCGAAACGCTGAACTGGGTGCGTGAACTGTTGCTTGATCCGAGTCAGGATCGCGGCCTGTTCAACCCGGCCATGCTCGACCGCCTGCTGACCGATCCGCAAGGACAGTTGACCCCATTGCGCGGCTCCAAGCTGTGGCAATTGGCAGCCCTGAACCTGTGGCTCAGTGAACAAGGAATCTGA
- the ngg gene encoding N-acetylglutaminylglutamine synthetase, translating to MKPHATAINQRLLRGQTPSYERLQARLAEDGSTLGTAPIAVHCGWGRLLIGHTFADASSLAQELLNEQPGERDIALYVAAPQQVLGLEPTQLFLDPSDTLRLWFSDYRQATRVFRGFRIRRAQSDADWNAINQLYQTRGMLPIDATLLTPRHSGGPVYWLAEDEDSGAVIGSVMGLNHRKAFNDPENGSSLWCLAVDPHCSRPGVGEVLVRHLIEHFMSRGLSYLDLSVLHDNRQAKNLYAKLGFRNLSTFAIKRKNGINQPLFLGPGPEAEFNPYARIIVEEALRRGIDVQVDDADAGMFTLSHGGRRVRCRESLSDLTSAISMSLCQDKSLTHKVLKAAGLNLPSQQVAGNADDNLAFLDEHQRVVVKPLDGEQGQGVAVDLQTIEDVQQAIESARQFDSHVLLESFHEGLDLRILVIGFEVVAAAIRRPAEVIGDGQHSIGALIEAQSRRRQAATGGESKIPLDHETQRTLHAAGYDYSSILPAGEHLFVRRTANLHTGGILEDVTAILHPALVDAAVRAARALDIPVVGLDLMVPAADQPEYVFIEANERAGLANHEPQPTAERFVDLLFPHSQPAVS from the coding sequence ATGAAACCTCACGCCACGGCGATCAATCAACGCTTGCTGCGCGGTCAGACGCCCTCTTATGAACGTTTGCAGGCGCGCCTGGCCGAAGACGGCAGCACGTTAGGCACAGCGCCGATTGCAGTGCATTGCGGCTGGGGCCGGTTGCTGATCGGCCACACCTTTGCCGATGCGTCCAGCCTTGCCCAGGAATTGCTCAACGAACAACCCGGCGAACGCGATATCGCCCTGTATGTCGCCGCGCCCCAGCAAGTGCTGGGGCTGGAGCCGACCCAGTTGTTCCTCGACCCGTCGGACACCTTGCGACTGTGGTTCAGCGATTATCGCCAGGCCACTCGCGTGTTTCGTGGCTTTCGCATTCGTCGCGCCCAAAGCGACGCCGACTGGAACGCAATTAATCAGCTGTACCAGACGCGCGGCATGCTCCCCATCGATGCCACGTTACTGACGCCGCGACACTCGGGCGGCCCGGTGTACTGGCTGGCCGAAGACGAGGACAGCGGCGCGGTGATTGGCAGCGTCATGGGGCTCAATCATCGCAAGGCTTTTAATGATCCGGAGAACGGCAGCAGCCTGTGGTGCCTGGCGGTCGATCCGCATTGCTCGCGACCGGGCGTCGGTGAGGTGCTGGTGCGGCATCTGATCGAGCACTTCATGAGTCGCGGCCTGAGTTACCTTGACCTGTCGGTGTTGCACGACAACCGCCAGGCAAAAAACCTCTACGCCAAGCTCGGTTTTCGCAACCTTTCGACCTTCGCCATCAAGCGCAAGAACGGTATCAATCAGCCGCTGTTTCTCGGCCCCGGGCCCGAAGCCGAGTTCAATCCCTATGCGCGAATCATCGTCGAGGAAGCGCTGCGTCGTGGCATCGACGTACAGGTCGACGACGCCGATGCCGGGATGTTTACCCTCAGCCATGGTGGGCGTCGTGTCCGCTGCCGCGAATCCCTCAGCGACCTGACCAGCGCCATCAGCATGAGCCTGTGCCAGGATAAAAGCCTGACCCACAAAGTGCTCAAGGCCGCCGGTTTGAACTTGCCGTCGCAACAAGTGGCGGGCAATGCCGATGACAACCTGGCGTTCCTCGACGAGCACCAACGCGTCGTGGTCAAACCGCTGGACGGCGAACAGGGGCAAGGCGTGGCGGTGGATCTGCAAACCATTGAAGACGTTCAGCAAGCCATCGAATCCGCGCGCCAGTTTGACAGTCACGTGCTCCTGGAAAGCTTCCATGAAGGCCTCGACCTGCGGATTCTGGTGATTGGTTTTGAAGTGGTCGCCGCTGCGATTCGCCGCCCGGCAGAAGTCATTGGCGATGGTCAGCATTCGATTGGCGCACTAATCGAAGCCCAGAGCCGACGGCGGCAAGCGGCCACGGGCGGTGAAAGCAAAATCCCGCTAGACCACGAAACCCAACGCACCTTGCACGCCGCCGGTTATGACTACAGCAGCATTCTACCGGCCGGCGAGCATCTGTTCGTGCGGCGTACGGCGAATCTGCACACCGGCGGAATTCTCGAAGATGTCACCGCAATCCTTCATCCGGCGCTGGTGGATGCTGCCGTGCGCGCGGCGCGGGCGCTGGATATTCCCGTGGTCGGGCTCGATCTGATGGTGCCCGCCGCCGATCAGCCGGAGTACGTGTTTATCGAAGCCAACGAGCGCGCCGGACTGGCCAACCATGAACCGCAACCGACGGCTGAGCGCTTTGTGGATTTGTTGTTTCCGCACAGTCAGCCGGCAGTTTCCTAG
- a CDS encoding osmoprotectant NAGGN system M42 family peptidase yields the protein MTIKYPEPDLTYLQKVLLEMLAIPSPTGFTDTIVRYVAERLEELGIPFEMTRRGTIRATLKGKKNSPDRAVSAHLDTIGAAVRAVKDNGRLTLAPVGCWSSRFAEGSRVSLFTDNGVIRGSVLPLMASGHAFNTAVDEMPISWDHVELRLDAYCATRADCDSLGISVGDFVAFDPLPEFTDSGHISARHLDDKAGVAALLAALKAIVDSGEELLIDCHPLFTITEETGSGAAAALPWDVSEFVGIDIAPVAPGQHSSEHAVSIAMQDSGGPYDYHLSRHLLRLASDNDLPVRRDLFRYYFSDAHSAVTAGHDIRTALLAFGCDATHGYERTHIDSLAALSRLLGAYILSPPVFASDAQPAKGSLDRFSHQIEHDTQMESDTRVPSVDSLVGQRNDN from the coding sequence ATGACCATCAAATACCCAGAACCGGACCTGACTTACCTGCAAAAAGTCCTGCTGGAAATGCTCGCCATTCCCAGCCCCACCGGGTTCACCGACACTATCGTGCGTTACGTCGCCGAACGCCTTGAAGAGCTGGGCATCCCCTTCGAGATGACCCGCCGCGGAACGATTCGCGCGACCCTCAAGGGCAAGAAAAACAGCCCCGACCGCGCCGTTTCCGCGCACCTCGACACCATTGGCGCCGCCGTGCGCGCCGTGAAAGATAACGGCCGACTGACCCTGGCGCCGGTGGGTTGCTGGTCCAGCCGTTTCGCCGAGGGCAGCCGCGTTAGCCTGTTCACCGACAACGGCGTGATCCGTGGCAGCGTGTTGCCGTTGATGGCCTCCGGGCATGCGTTCAACACCGCCGTGGATGAAATGCCGATCAGTTGGGACCACGTTGAACTGCGCCTGGACGCCTACTGCGCCACCCGTGCCGATTGCGATTCGCTGGGGATCAGCGTCGGTGACTTCGTCGCCTTCGACCCGCTGCCGGAATTCACCGACAGCGGCCACATCAGCGCCCGTCACCTCGACGATAAGGCCGGTGTCGCGGCGCTATTGGCGGCGTTGAAAGCCATCGTCGACAGCGGTGAAGAACTGCTGATCGACTGCCATCCGCTGTTCACCATCACCGAGGAAACCGGCAGCGGCGCAGCGGCAGCGCTGCCCTGGGATGTCAGCGAGTTCGTCGGCATCGACATCGCACCGGTCGCACCCGGCCAGCACTCCAGCGAGCACGCCGTGAGCATTGCCATGCAGGACTCCGGCGGACCGTATGACTATCACTTGTCGCGACACCTGTTGCGCCTGGCTAGTGACAATGACTTACCCGTACGCCGCGACCTGTTCCGTTACTACTTCAGCGATGCGCACTCGGCGGTCACCGCCGGGCACGACATCCGCACCGCCCTGCTCGCCTTCGGCTGCGACGCCACCCACGGGTACGAACGTACCCACATCGACAGCCTCGCCGCCCTCAGTCGCCTGCTCGGTGCCTACATCCTCAGCCCGCCGGTATTCGCCAGCGATGCGCAACCGGCCAAAGGTTCGCTCGACCGCTTCAGTCACCAGATCGAACATGACACCCAGATGGAAAGCGATACGCGGGTGCCTTCGGTGGATAGTCTTGTAGGTCAGCGCAACGACAACTGA
- a CDS encoding YheU family protein, whose protein sequence is MLIPHDQLEVDTLTRLIEDFVTRDGTDNGDDTPLETRVLRVRQALTKGQALIVFDPESEQCQLMLKHDVPKHLFD, encoded by the coding sequence ATGCTGATTCCCCACGACCAACTTGAAGTCGACACCCTCACCCGCCTGATCGAAGATTTCGTCACCCGTGACGGCACCGACAATGGTGATGACACGCCGCTGGAAACCCGTGTCCTGCGCGTGCGCCAGGCTTTGACCAAGGGACAGGCATTGATTGTCTTCGACCCGGAAAGCGAGCAATGCCAGTTGATGCTCAAGCACGATGTGCCCAAACATCTATTCGACTGA
- the csrA gene encoding carbon storage regulator CsrA, producing MLVLSRVVGELISIGDDISIRVVGVNGGNVRFGVEAPKSVYVHRSEIYERIQRKLARKNKSVE from the coding sequence ATGCTTGTACTCAGCCGCGTCGTGGGCGAATTAATCTCCATCGGTGACGACATTTCCATCCGCGTTGTTGGCGTCAACGGTGGAAACGTGCGCTTTGGCGTCGAAGCGCCGAAGAGTGTCTATGTGCACCGCTCCGAGATCTACGAGCGTATCCAGCGCAAACTGGCCCGGAAGAACAAATCAGTCGAATAG
- a CDS encoding YnfA family protein encodes MLNYLWFFLAALFEIAGCFAFWMWLRQGKSAWWVVPALLSLTVFALLLTRVEASYAGRAYAAYGGIYIIASIGWLAVVERIRPLGSDWFGVALCVIGASVILFGPRFSAS; translated from the coding sequence ATGCTCAATTACCTCTGGTTTTTCCTCGCTGCGCTATTTGAAATCGCCGGTTGCTTCGCCTTCTGGATGTGGCTGCGCCAAGGCAAAAGTGCCTGGTGGGTGGTGCCGGCGCTGCTCAGCCTGACGGTGTTCGCGCTGTTGCTGACACGCGTCGAAGCGAGTTATGCCGGCCGCGCCTATGCCGCCTACGGTGGCATCTACATCATTGCTTCGATTGGCTGGCTGGCGGTGGTCGAGCGGATTCGACCCCTGGGTTCGGACTGGTTCGGCGTAGCCCTGTGTGTAATCGGAGCAAGCGTCATCCTGTTTGGTCCGCGTTTTTCCGCTTCCTGA